In a genomic window of Labeo rohita strain BAU-BD-2019 chromosome 20, IGBB_LRoh.1.0, whole genome shotgun sequence:
- the LOC127183067 gene encoding proteoglycan 4 isoform X1 produces the protein MMEQEESTDFKTLKARFQGENGLKIQTKPALPEKPKSIPPLTKVSNPLISSINTAVQKGSLHAPRVVFKDDKNLSRQLSPPWGLKAREKEPNNNELLDNQQKEANAVRHNLKTKNLPLVLPVPPKTRPSESDSSPRTPVSASPAKVTTPKKFVFTPQKTNKDEYEKTDPVREVETPKKSMKDRNLPLVLPVPPKKAESPEPEPSPRTPVSVPPAKVSTPKSTVFTPQKTSQDENLPLVLPVAPIKADTPGPGPSPYTPLSSTPKNFVFTTQKISRDKNEEADTVERPTPASHTPAPSYPAPAGPSVTTNPPTQSVPVVPKAVVPPQTSTGTQPTPSIPAPGISTLEPKIPEPAIPRPIIPSQDIPKSKPDTSISTDSEPLKPNIHMLSLSEVFPPPKGSPPPEFTDIPPPVFDEDFPDGDFPDQAIPTPATHTFMAPVLKSPVVSRSPSPSTPPSVSPETSVYPLYTPNPVLSPPPEVHTRAAPIDMVLENTKSLTEKAADNPERPKEDQPSTKPLSALSLLARAEQMASVKRSPNDSRVFNLLERAKRKSTVNPLATTLENTFIPENTTLVETATPEIPLPETLTPLPKTATTEVTQPDLAPPEKTLPQLATTLETLPEEVQSGPEVSDIPNLPPVDYVDRARLPSKTQSPETHPPEVNGFDHRVVTVVKPVNPPPPPPRKALPVTPIVDPPLEKPTQSLARDFQIPTTPSEHLETPEDSLYDNSFDNSFYEDVEEPEAPVLSTFRPPSVPSSASSTKRPVSVHEDAFLRQLNSKQQLKENVFPNMDDRDVDYGSVNSGSPYPETQAAVHHDSAQSSPALTPSGTLDRVDNVYEDHVDSKKGKTTKTKKQKGPPKNPYADTPTVVEEAPKKNLFARKNSGKAADDKELKKKEKQREKEKEKEKEREKKEQKEKEKKENEIRKKFKITGQEEPIYHVKVIEDCKGRKNDLPVKVGDTVSIIRTNNCPKGKWLAKDSNNKYGYVPVESVDLNINGIMELGKKTTASNRANGSGQKDPEVTSTGSRTSEQYGMNHESFSEDSEEWTCDDDDPVFGSPNETAHMALNQSHATPAQDPVHQDQSDSAYMNMPPKQEALQKLSTFFMQPKTPSQPLPQNYSTVMPEPTPALEEDSDSLNKEEEDVSDLQILPPPDLYADIIAGDPIPIYSKPIKLVSK, from the exons ATGATGGAACAG GAGGAATCAACAGACTTTAAAACCCTGAAGGCACGGTTCCAGGGTGAAAACGGTCTGAAGATCCAGACTAAACCCGCCCTCCCAGAGAAACCTAAAAGCATCCCTCCGCTGACAAAAGTCAGCAATCCTTTGATCTCGTCCATTAATACTGCTGTGCAAAAAGGGTCGCTTCACGCACCACGTGTGGTCTTCAAAGATGACAAAAATCTCAGTCGCCAGCTCTCTCCACCTTGGGGATTAAAGGCCAGAGAGAAGGAACCCAACAATAATGAACTGCTGGATAATCAGCAGAAGGAGGCCAACGCTGTAAGACATAATCTGAAAACCAAGAATCTTCCACTGGTTCTCCCTGTACCACCAAAAACCAGACCTTCAGAGTCTGATTCCAGCCCACGTACACCTGTGTCTGCTTCACCGGCCAAAGTGACAACACCCAAAAAGTTTGTATTTacccctcaaaaaacaaacaaagatgaATATGAGAAAACAGACCCTGTGAGGGAGGTAGAAACTCCCAAAAAGTCTATGAAGGACCGGAATCTTCCATTGGTTCTGCCAGTGCCTCCAAAAAAAGCTGAAAGCCCAGAACCTGAACCCAGCCCACGTACACCAGTGTCTGTTCCACCAGCCAAAGTGTCCACACCCAAAAGTACTGTGTTTACTCCTCAAAAAACTAGTCAAGATGAGAATCTTCCATTGGTTCTTCCAGTGGCTCCAATAAAAGCTGATACCCCAGGGCCTGGACCCAGCCCCTATACACCTCTGAGTTCCACACCCAAGAATTTTGTGTTTAccactcaaaaaattagcagAGATAAGAATGAAGAGGCAGATACAGTTGAAAGACCAACACCGGCTAGTCATACCCCTGCTCCAAGTTACCCAGCTCCTGCTGGGCCATCTGTAACAACTAACCCTCCTACTCAAAGTGTACCTGTTGTCCCTAAGGCTGTTGTACCTCCTCAGACTTCAACTGGAACACAACCTACCCCAAGTATTCCAGCTCCAGGCATTTCGACCTTAGAGCCAAAGATTCCTGAACCAGCCATCCCAAGACCAATCATTCCCTCTCAAGACATTCCGAAATCAAAGCCAGACACCTCTATTTCAACTGACAGTGAACCTCTTAAACCAAATATACATATGCTCAGTTTATCCGAAGTATTTCCTCCCCCCAAAGGAAGTCCACCTCCAGAATTCACTGATATTCCCCCCCCTGTTTTTGATGAAGACTTTCCAGACGGAGACTTTCCTGACCAAGCTATACCCACTCCAGCAACACATACATTTATGGCCCCAGTTCTCAAGAGTCCAGTTGTCTCCAGGTCCCCTAGCCCATCCACCCCTCCATCGGTATCTCCAGAGACCTCGGTGTATCCCTTATATACACCCAATCCAGTCTTAAGCCCTCCTCCAGAAGTTCACACTCGTGCTGCACCCATAGACATGGTACTGGAGAACACAAAATCTCTGACTGAAAAGGCAGCTGATAACCCAGAGAGGCCTAAGGAGGACCAGCCGTCAACCAAGCCTCTTTCAGCTCTCTCATTGTTGGCTAGAGCAGAGCAGATGGCCTCAGTAAAACGGTCACCAAATGATAGCCGTGTTTTTAACCTTCTGGAAAGGGCTAAAAGAAAGTCCACTGTGAACCCACTGGCTACCACTcttgaaaatacatttataccTGAAAACACAACCCTAGTTGAGACAGCTACACCCGAGATACCTTTGCCTGAAACTCTCACACCTCTTCCTAAGACTGCCACAACTGAGGTGACCCAACCTGATCTAGCTCCACCTGAAAAAACCTTACCACAGCTTGCCACAACTTTAGAAACACTGCCTGAGGAAGTCCAATCTGGACCAGAAGTGTCTGATATCCCTAATCTCCCTCCAGTTGACTATGTGGATCGTGCTCGGTTGCCATCTAAAACTCAGTCACCTGAAACCCACCCACCTGAGGTTAATGGCTTTGATCACA GGGTGGTGACAGTGGTCAAACCAGTGAATCCTCCTCCCCCACCGCCTAGAAAGGCTCTGCCAGTCACACCCATTGTCGATCCCCCACTTGAGAAGCCAACTCAATCTCTTGCTAGAGACTTCCAGATTCCTACAACACCATCTGAACATCTAGAAACACCTG aagaCTCACTGTACGACAACTCATTTGACAACTCATTTTATGAAGATGTTGAGGAACCTGAGGCTCCAGTACTTTCAACCTTTAGGCCTCCATCAGTACCATCATCAGCTTCGAGTACCAAACGACCAGTTTCAGTTCATGAAGATGCCTTCCTGAGACAGCTGAACTCAAAACAACAGTTGAAAGAGAACGTGTTTCCGAATATGGATGATAGAGATGTGGATTATGGGTCTGTGAACTCTGGCTCTCCATATCCAGAAACTCAAGCTGCTGTACATCACGACTCAGCACAAAGCTCACCTGCCTTGACTCCATCAGG GACCCTTGATAGAGTTGACAATGTCTATGAAGATCATGTAGACagtaaaaaaggcaaaacaacaAAGACAAAGAAACAGAAAGGGCCTCCAAAGA ATCCATATGCTGATACACCAACTGTG GTGGAGGAGGCTCCCAAGAAAAACTTGTTCGCCAG GAAGAACTCAGGAAAAGCAGCAGATGACAAAGaactaaagaaaaaagagaagcagcgggaaaaggaaaaagagaaagagaaggaaagagaaaagaaggagcagaaagaaaaggaaaagaaagaaaatgaaataaggAAAAAATTTAAG ATCACAGGCCAGGAAGAGCCCATTTATCACGTTAAAGTGATCGAGGACTGTAAGGGCCGTAAAAACGACCTGCCGGTGAAGGTTGGAGACACCGTGAGCATCATCCGCACCAACAACTGCCCGAAAGGAAAATGGCTGGCAAAGGACAGCAACAACAAAT ATGGCTACGTCCCAGTGGAGAGTGTGGATTTGAACATCAATGGCATTATGGAGCTGGGGAAGAAGACGACGGCGTCTAACAGAGCCAACGGCAGTGGACAGAAAGACCCAGAGGTCACCAGTACAGGCAGCAG GACCTCAGAGCAGTACGGCATGAACCATGAGAGCT tctcagaagacaGTGAAGAATGGACCTGTGATGATGATGACCCTGTGTTTGGCTCTCCTAATGAAACAGCGCACAT GGCACTGAATCAATCACATGCCACACCAGCTCAAG
- the LOC127183067 gene encoding proteoglycan 4 isoform X2 yields MMEQEESTDFKTLKARFQGENGLKIQTKPALPEKPKSIPPLTKVSNPLISSINTAVQKGSLHAPRVVFKDDKNLSRQLSPPWGLKAREKEPNNNELLDNQQKEANAVRHNLKTKNLPLVLPVPPKTRPSESDSSPRTPVSASPAKVTTPKKFVFTPQKTNKDEYEKTDPVREVETPKKSMKDRNLPLVLPVPPKKAESPEPEPSPRTPVSVPPAKVSTPKSTVFTPQKTSQDENLPLVLPVAPIKADTPGPGPSPYTPLSSTPKNFVFTTQKISRDKNEEADTVERPTPASHTPAPSYPAPAGPSVTTNPPTQSVPVVPKAVVPPQTSTGTQPTPSIPAPGISTLEPKIPEPAIPRPIIPSQDIPKSKPDTSISTDSEPLKPNIHMLSLSEVFPPPKGSPPPEFTDIPPPVFDEDFPDGDFPDQAIPTPATHTFMAPVLKSPVVSRSPSPSTPPSVSPETSVYPLYTPNPVLSPPPEVHTRAAPIDMVLENTKSLTEKAADNPERPKEDQPSTKPLSALSLLARAEQMASVKRSPNDSRVFNLLERAKRKSTVNPLATTLENTFIPENTTLVETATPEIPLPETLTPLPKTATTEVTQPDLAPPEKTLPQLATTLETLPEEVQSGPEVSDIPNLPPVDYVDRARLPSKTQSPETHPPEVNGFDHRVVTVVKPVNPPPPPPRKALPVTPIVDPPLEKPTQSLARDFQIPTTPSEHLETPDSLYDNSFDNSFYEDVEEPEAPVLSTFRPPSVPSSASSTKRPVSVHEDAFLRQLNSKQQLKENVFPNMDDRDVDYGSVNSGSPYPETQAAVHHDSAQSSPALTPSGTLDRVDNVYEDHVDSKKGKTTKTKKQKGPPKNPYADTPTVVEEAPKKNLFARKNSGKAADDKELKKKEKQREKEKEKEKEREKKEQKEKEKKENEIRKKFKITGQEEPIYHVKVIEDCKGRKNDLPVKVGDTVSIIRTNNCPKGKWLAKDSNNKYGYVPVESVDLNINGIMELGKKTTASNRANGSGQKDPEVTSTGSRTSEQYGMNHESFSEDSEEWTCDDDDPVFGSPNETAHMALNQSHATPAQDPVHQDQSDSAYMNMPPKQEALQKLSTFFMQPKTPSQPLPQNYSTVMPEPTPALEEDSDSLNKEEEDVSDLQILPPPDLYADIIAGDPIPIYSKPIKLVSK; encoded by the exons ATGATGGAACAG GAGGAATCAACAGACTTTAAAACCCTGAAGGCACGGTTCCAGGGTGAAAACGGTCTGAAGATCCAGACTAAACCCGCCCTCCCAGAGAAACCTAAAAGCATCCCTCCGCTGACAAAAGTCAGCAATCCTTTGATCTCGTCCATTAATACTGCTGTGCAAAAAGGGTCGCTTCACGCACCACGTGTGGTCTTCAAAGATGACAAAAATCTCAGTCGCCAGCTCTCTCCACCTTGGGGATTAAAGGCCAGAGAGAAGGAACCCAACAATAATGAACTGCTGGATAATCAGCAGAAGGAGGCCAACGCTGTAAGACATAATCTGAAAACCAAGAATCTTCCACTGGTTCTCCCTGTACCACCAAAAACCAGACCTTCAGAGTCTGATTCCAGCCCACGTACACCTGTGTCTGCTTCACCGGCCAAAGTGACAACACCCAAAAAGTTTGTATTTacccctcaaaaaacaaacaaagatgaATATGAGAAAACAGACCCTGTGAGGGAGGTAGAAACTCCCAAAAAGTCTATGAAGGACCGGAATCTTCCATTGGTTCTGCCAGTGCCTCCAAAAAAAGCTGAAAGCCCAGAACCTGAACCCAGCCCACGTACACCAGTGTCTGTTCCACCAGCCAAAGTGTCCACACCCAAAAGTACTGTGTTTACTCCTCAAAAAACTAGTCAAGATGAGAATCTTCCATTGGTTCTTCCAGTGGCTCCAATAAAAGCTGATACCCCAGGGCCTGGACCCAGCCCCTATACACCTCTGAGTTCCACACCCAAGAATTTTGTGTTTAccactcaaaaaattagcagAGATAAGAATGAAGAGGCAGATACAGTTGAAAGACCAACACCGGCTAGTCATACCCCTGCTCCAAGTTACCCAGCTCCTGCTGGGCCATCTGTAACAACTAACCCTCCTACTCAAAGTGTACCTGTTGTCCCTAAGGCTGTTGTACCTCCTCAGACTTCAACTGGAACACAACCTACCCCAAGTATTCCAGCTCCAGGCATTTCGACCTTAGAGCCAAAGATTCCTGAACCAGCCATCCCAAGACCAATCATTCCCTCTCAAGACATTCCGAAATCAAAGCCAGACACCTCTATTTCAACTGACAGTGAACCTCTTAAACCAAATATACATATGCTCAGTTTATCCGAAGTATTTCCTCCCCCCAAAGGAAGTCCACCTCCAGAATTCACTGATATTCCCCCCCCTGTTTTTGATGAAGACTTTCCAGACGGAGACTTTCCTGACCAAGCTATACCCACTCCAGCAACACATACATTTATGGCCCCAGTTCTCAAGAGTCCAGTTGTCTCCAGGTCCCCTAGCCCATCCACCCCTCCATCGGTATCTCCAGAGACCTCGGTGTATCCCTTATATACACCCAATCCAGTCTTAAGCCCTCCTCCAGAAGTTCACACTCGTGCTGCACCCATAGACATGGTACTGGAGAACACAAAATCTCTGACTGAAAAGGCAGCTGATAACCCAGAGAGGCCTAAGGAGGACCAGCCGTCAACCAAGCCTCTTTCAGCTCTCTCATTGTTGGCTAGAGCAGAGCAGATGGCCTCAGTAAAACGGTCACCAAATGATAGCCGTGTTTTTAACCTTCTGGAAAGGGCTAAAAGAAAGTCCACTGTGAACCCACTGGCTACCACTcttgaaaatacatttataccTGAAAACACAACCCTAGTTGAGACAGCTACACCCGAGATACCTTTGCCTGAAACTCTCACACCTCTTCCTAAGACTGCCACAACTGAGGTGACCCAACCTGATCTAGCTCCACCTGAAAAAACCTTACCACAGCTTGCCACAACTTTAGAAACACTGCCTGAGGAAGTCCAATCTGGACCAGAAGTGTCTGATATCCCTAATCTCCCTCCAGTTGACTATGTGGATCGTGCTCGGTTGCCATCTAAAACTCAGTCACCTGAAACCCACCCACCTGAGGTTAATGGCTTTGATCACA GGGTGGTGACAGTGGTCAAACCAGTGAATCCTCCTCCCCCACCGCCTAGAAAGGCTCTGCCAGTCACACCCATTGTCGATCCCCCACTTGAGAAGCCAACTCAATCTCTTGCTAGAGACTTCCAGATTCCTACAACACCATCTGAACATCTAGAAACACCTG aCTCACTGTACGACAACTCATTTGACAACTCATTTTATGAAGATGTTGAGGAACCTGAGGCTCCAGTACTTTCAACCTTTAGGCCTCCATCAGTACCATCATCAGCTTCGAGTACCAAACGACCAGTTTCAGTTCATGAAGATGCCTTCCTGAGACAGCTGAACTCAAAACAACAGTTGAAAGAGAACGTGTTTCCGAATATGGATGATAGAGATGTGGATTATGGGTCTGTGAACTCTGGCTCTCCATATCCAGAAACTCAAGCTGCTGTACATCACGACTCAGCACAAAGCTCACCTGCCTTGACTCCATCAGG GACCCTTGATAGAGTTGACAATGTCTATGAAGATCATGTAGACagtaaaaaaggcaaaacaacaAAGACAAAGAAACAGAAAGGGCCTCCAAAGA ATCCATATGCTGATACACCAACTGTG GTGGAGGAGGCTCCCAAGAAAAACTTGTTCGCCAG GAAGAACTCAGGAAAAGCAGCAGATGACAAAGaactaaagaaaaaagagaagcagcgggaaaaggaaaaagagaaagagaaggaaagagaaaagaaggagcagaaagaaaaggaaaagaaagaaaatgaaataaggAAAAAATTTAAG ATCACAGGCCAGGAAGAGCCCATTTATCACGTTAAAGTGATCGAGGACTGTAAGGGCCGTAAAAACGACCTGCCGGTGAAGGTTGGAGACACCGTGAGCATCATCCGCACCAACAACTGCCCGAAAGGAAAATGGCTGGCAAAGGACAGCAACAACAAAT ATGGCTACGTCCCAGTGGAGAGTGTGGATTTGAACATCAATGGCATTATGGAGCTGGGGAAGAAGACGACGGCGTCTAACAGAGCCAACGGCAGTGGACAGAAAGACCCAGAGGTCACCAGTACAGGCAGCAG GACCTCAGAGCAGTACGGCATGAACCATGAGAGCT tctcagaagacaGTGAAGAATGGACCTGTGATGATGATGACCCTGTGTTTGGCTCTCCTAATGAAACAGCGCACAT GGCACTGAATCAATCACATGCCACACCAGCTCAAG